A region of uncultured Anaeromusa sp. DNA encodes the following proteins:
- the kdpA gene encoding potassium-transporting ATPase subunit KdpA, which produces MGNDLILFSVYLLVLFLLAWPVGRYMAKVFNQEKTIFDPIFHPIEKGIYRMLGIDPSSEMNWKQYATAVILFNVLGTLLVFAIQMLQDVLPFNPEDLPVVPTWHLALNTAISFMTNTNWQAYAGETTMSYFTQMVALTVQNFLSAATGLAVAIALVRGLARKMTSQIGNFWVDLVRSVIYVLLPLSIVFAVILVQQGVPQTLSPYVHAQTVEGAEQVIALGPVASQEAIKMLGTNGGGFFNANSAHPFENPTPLTNFLEILAIFLVPVSSVYAFGFMVKDRRQGYAILGTMALLFVMMLALNYSSEVIGNPLLASGAISGPTAMEGKEVRFGIGGSSLFAVVTTAASCGGVNSMHDSFTPLGGLVPMLQIMMGEVVIGGVGAGLYGMLAYVVLAVFIVGLMVGRTPEYLGKKIEAWEMKMATIAILIPAVTILIGSAITVVADAGLEGIANPGPHGLSEVLYAFASCTGNNGSAFGGLTVNTLFYDCALSIVLLLGRFGVIIPMLAIAGSMAEKKIAPPGQGTFPTTGWLFVLLLACVVLIISALTFLPALALGPVLEHLLMLQGTTF; this is translated from the coding sequence ATGGGAAACGATCTAATTCTGTTTAGTGTGTACTTACTTGTCTTATTTCTTCTTGCATGGCCTGTTGGTCGATACATGGCAAAGGTATTTAATCAAGAAAAAACTATTTTTGATCCGATTTTTCATCCAATTGAAAAAGGAATATATCGGATGCTCGGAATCGATCCTTCGTCTGAAATGAACTGGAAGCAATATGCAACGGCAGTCATCTTATTCAATGTTTTAGGAACTTTGCTTGTTTTTGCAATCCAAATGTTGCAAGATGTACTTCCTTTCAATCCAGAAGACTTGCCAGTGGTGCCAACGTGGCACTTGGCGTTGAACACGGCTATTAGTTTTATGACTAATACAAACTGGCAAGCCTATGCTGGTGAAACCACGATGAGCTACTTTACCCAAATGGTAGCATTGACGGTGCAAAACTTCTTGTCAGCAGCAACTGGACTTGCGGTTGCTATCGCGCTGGTTCGCGGACTTGCCCGAAAAATGACGTCGCAGATAGGAAACTTTTGGGTAGATTTAGTGCGTAGCGTTATCTATGTTTTGCTGCCATTATCTATCGTATTTGCAGTTATTCTTGTTCAACAAGGTGTGCCTCAGACCTTATCACCGTATGTTCATGCGCAAACCGTAGAAGGAGCTGAACAGGTAATTGCACTTGGACCGGTTGCTTCGCAAGAAGCAATAAAAATGTTGGGAACCAATGGAGGCGGTTTTTTCAATGCAAATTCAGCTCATCCATTTGAAAATCCGACTCCTCTTACCAACTTTCTCGAAATACTAGCTATTTTTCTTGTTCCTGTAAGTTCAGTCTATGCTTTTGGATTTATGGTAAAAGATCGTCGACAAGGATATGCGATATTGGGAACGATGGCGCTATTGTTCGTCATGATGTTAGCGCTGAACTATTCTAGCGAAGTGATAGGGAATCCCTTGCTTGCATCGGGAGCTATAAGCGGTCCTACGGCGATGGAAGGGAAAGAAGTGCGTTTCGGTATTGGCGGGTCGTCCTTGTTTGCTGTTGTAACCACTGCGGCTTCTTGCGGAGGGGTAAACTCTATGCATGACAGTTTTACTCCTCTTGGTGGCTTGGTACCTATGTTGCAAATTATGATGGGTGAAGTTGTTATTGGGGGCGTGGGAGCTGGGTTATATGGGATGCTTGCCTATGTCGTGCTTGCAGTATTTATTGTTGGCCTTATGGTTGGTCGTACACCGGAATATCTTGGCAAAAAAATAGAGGCGTGGGAGATGAAGATGGCGACGATTGCCATTTTAATCCCAGCTGTAACGATTCTCATTGGCAGCGCCATAACGGTAGTTGCTGATGCAGGATTAGAAGGAATTGCCAACCCTGGGCCACATGGACTGAGTGAAGTGTTATATGCCTTTGCTTCCTGTACGGGAAATAACGGCAGCGCATTTGGCGGGCTTACGGTCAATACGCTATTTTATGATTGTGCATTGTCTATAGTACTGTTGCTAGGGCGCTTTGGCGTGATTATTCCTATGCTGGCTATTGCCGGCAGTATGGCGGAGAAAAAAATAGCTCCTCCTGGACAAGGGACATTTCCAACGACCGGATGGCTATTTGTACTGTTGCTGGCATGCGTGGTTCTTATTATCAGTGCATTGACGTTCTTGCCGGCACTGGCGCTTGGTCCGGTTCTTGAACATCTTTTGATGTTGCAAGGTACTACATTTTAA
- the istA gene encoding IS21 family transposase, with amino-acid sequence MKERGTSIMLQEMKVMQGKNVSQIARATGMSRITVRKYLEQGEQPHRLKGKIRGSKLDPFKPYIQELLELGVYNASVIFDRIIERGFDGGITILKDYLAPLRPPSVKMESAVRRFETPPGRQAQMDWGFMNYKARNGQMRKVACFVMVLGHSRTRYIEFSRRCDSASLLRCMLNAFEYFGGVPEVVLTDRMKTVIISTDHGKPIWHEPFERFATDMRFIPKVCRPRRPQTKGKVERLVHYVRDNFLPGRAFIDFGDLQLQAVAWCDQANQKVHGTTGERPVDLLLAEKLSALPPENICKPYRMENRKVSREGFVSYNGALYGVHWRNSGKCVQVALQRGQIIILDEAGQLLQTHAVCHKSRKHVYATGQYDGLSAQQGIPHEPSCAVQIPLDQVYIRPLTEYAQFAEAT; translated from the coding sequence ATGAAGGAGCGTGGCACTTCTATTATGCTGCAAGAAATGAAAGTTATGCAAGGAAAAAACGTTTCACAAATCGCCCGGGCAACGGGTATGTCGAGAATAACCGTCCGAAAATATCTGGAACAAGGTGAGCAACCGCATCGACTAAAAGGCAAAATACGCGGCTCAAAGCTCGATCCGTTTAAACCGTATATCCAAGAACTGCTTGAGCTTGGAGTCTATAATGCTAGCGTGATTTTTGACCGGATTATTGAACGAGGCTTTGACGGTGGCATCACGATTCTTAAGGATTACCTGGCGCCGCTTCGCCCGCCTTCCGTCAAAATGGAATCAGCCGTCCGGCGTTTTGAAACACCGCCTGGTCGCCAAGCGCAAATGGATTGGGGTTTTATGAACTACAAGGCTCGCAACGGTCAAATGCGAAAAGTCGCCTGCTTCGTCATGGTTCTTGGTCACAGTCGAACGCGTTATATTGAGTTTTCGCGCCGCTGCGACAGCGCCAGCTTGTTGCGCTGCATGCTCAATGCTTTTGAGTATTTTGGCGGCGTACCGGAAGTCGTGTTGACCGACAGGATGAAAACGGTGATCATATCCACCGATCACGGCAAACCGATTTGGCATGAACCATTTGAAAGGTTCGCAACGGATATGCGATTTATTCCGAAAGTTTGCCGGCCGCGTCGGCCGCAAACCAAAGGCAAGGTCGAACGGCTGGTTCACTACGTCCGGGATAACTTCCTTCCGGGCAGAGCATTTATTGATTTTGGCGATCTGCAACTGCAAGCGGTAGCTTGGTGCGATCAGGCGAATCAAAAGGTTCACGGCACAACTGGCGAACGGCCCGTAGATCTTTTGTTGGCTGAAAAGTTGAGCGCCTTGCCGCCGGAAAACATCTGCAAACCTTATCGCATGGAAAATCGCAAGGTTTCACGCGAAGGCTTCGTCAGTTACAATGGTGCGCTGTATGGTGTCCATTGGAGGAATAGCGGCAAGTGCGTTCAAGTCGCGCTGCAACGCGGCCAGATTATCATTCTCGATGAAGCCGGACAATTGCTCCAAACGCATGCTGTGTGCCACAAATCGCGTAAACATGTTTACGCCACGGGACAATACGATGGGCTTTCCGCACAACAAGGTATCCCGCATGAACCATCCTGTGCCGTGCAAATTCCGCTCGATCAAGTGTATATCCGACCGCTAACCGAGTACGCACAGTTTGCGGAGGCGACTTGA
- the istB gene encoding IS21-like element helper ATPase IstB codes for MVELEHVRDSLDALGLAHSAQALDAHLELAAHEQPTYLSFLNRLLDAENDVRKVRSEETRLKLSRLPQKKNLGEFDFSFQPGLDERLIRELETLSFVHRQENVILLGPPGVGKSHLAIGLATEAIRKGLSVYFVSMDRLIADLRRADSEGRLERRWKVYQRPGLLLIDEIGYTHLDRYAGNLFFQLVCSRYEKGSIILTSNKGFGEWGELMGDVPLATAILDRLLHHAHVINIRGQSYRLKNRNKAGLSLIPHPPSGELLKSDGVVSS; via the coding sequence ATGGTGGAATTAGAACACGTTCGCGATAGCCTTGACGCTCTTGGATTGGCGCATTCAGCGCAAGCGCTGGATGCGCATCTGGAACTGGCAGCACATGAGCAGCCAACCTATCTGAGTTTTTTAAACCGACTGCTGGATGCGGAAAACGATGTCCGGAAAGTGCGCAGCGAGGAAACGCGCTTAAAGCTATCGCGTCTGCCGCAAAAGAAGAATCTTGGCGAGTTTGATTTCAGTTTTCAACCTGGATTGGATGAACGATTGATTCGCGAACTGGAAACACTGAGTTTTGTGCATCGCCAGGAAAATGTCATTTTACTGGGACCGCCGGGAGTCGGCAAAAGCCATCTGGCGATCGGTCTTGCCACGGAAGCGATTCGCAAAGGTCTTTCCGTGTATTTTGTCAGTATGGACCGATTGATTGCTGATCTGCGCCGAGCGGATAGCGAAGGGCGGCTGGAACGCCGCTGGAAAGTTTATCAACGTCCGGGACTGTTACTGATCGATGAAATTGGCTACACGCATCTTGACCGCTATGCCGGGAATCTGTTTTTTCAGTTGGTCTGTTCGCGCTATGAAAAAGGAAGCATTATATTGACCAGCAATAAAGGCTTCGGCGAATGGGGCGAGCTAATGGGCGATGTTCCGCTGGCGACAGCCATCCTTGACCGCCTGTTGCATCACGCGCATGTCATAAACATACGAGGCCAGAGCTATCGTCTCAAGAATCGCAACAAAGCCGGTCTGTCTTTGATTCCTCACCCTCCAAGCGGTGAACTCTTGAAATCCGATGGAGTGGTCAGTTCTTAA
- a CDS encoding ArsA family ATPase produces MRILLYTGKGGVGKTSIAAATAVSMAAGGKKTMIVSTDAAHSLGDALEMEVTDKPTKVQENLWAQEIDVLASTEKSWGKIQRYFAELLISQNISSVSADELLVFPGLEELFCLLEILKHCRGGEYEAVIIDCAPTGETIRLLSFPEVLTWWLEKIFPLEKRLLKVARPLSKPLLGIPLPPEDALESIAQLIRQLQEAQQMLTDQNLTSVRIVMNPEKIVIKEAARSFMYLNLYGFNVDAVIVNKVLPEEGCGSYFSQWRELQKTYVAQIQEQFSPVPVFKVPLFGEEVTGVSALRNMGNVCFYGRDSIERFYCGQAQRLKQENDQFVMELALPFVSKGEMALSQQGEELTFRIGGYKRNICLPRKLIGREVVGANLEDGVLAIKFGDRG; encoded by the coding sequence TTGCGCATTCTGCTTTATACCGGTAAAGGCGGCGTTGGTAAGACCAGCATTGCAGCGGCGACCGCTGTCAGTATGGCAGCAGGCGGTAAAAAGACGATGATTGTCAGCACTGATGCGGCCCATAGTCTTGGTGACGCGCTGGAAATGGAGGTAACTGACAAGCCAACCAAGGTGCAGGAAAATTTGTGGGCTCAGGAAATTGACGTACTGGCAAGTACGGAAAAGAGCTGGGGGAAAATACAGAGATATTTTGCGGAACTTTTGATTTCCCAAAATATTAGCAGTGTATCAGCGGATGAACTTCTCGTATTTCCCGGGCTGGAAGAGCTATTTTGTTTATTAGAAATTCTTAAACATTGTCGGGGGGGCGAGTATGAGGCGGTAATTATTGATTGCGCCCCTACCGGTGAAACTATCCGCTTGCTTAGCTTTCCAGAGGTGTTAACTTGGTGGTTGGAAAAAATATTCCCGTTGGAAAAACGCTTGTTAAAGGTAGCGCGTCCTTTATCTAAGCCTTTGCTTGGAATTCCTTTACCGCCTGAGGATGCATTGGAAAGCATTGCGCAATTGATTCGACAATTGCAAGAAGCGCAGCAGATGCTGACGGATCAGAATCTGACTTCTGTCCGTATTGTGATGAACCCGGAAAAGATCGTCATCAAGGAAGCGGCGAGAAGTTTCATGTATTTGAATTTATACGGCTTCAATGTGGATGCTGTTATTGTTAATAAGGTGCTACCAGAAGAAGGCTGTGGCAGCTATTTTTCGCAATGGCGAGAGCTTCAAAAAACGTATGTTGCCCAGATCCAAGAACAGTTTAGCCCTGTGCCTGTTTTTAAGGTTCCTCTCTTTGGGGAGGAAGTCACCGGTGTCTCTGCTTTGCGGAACATGGGGAACGTGTGTTTTTACGGGCGAGATTCGATAGAACGGTTTTATTGCGGCCAGGCGCAGCGATTGAAGCAGGAGAATGATCAGTTTGTAATGGAATTAGCACTTCCTTTCGTTAGTAAAGGAGAGATGGCTTTATCGCAGCAAGGAGAGGAGCTAACGTTTCGAATTGGCGGCTATAAGCGTAATATTTGCCTACCGCGAAAATTAATAGGACGTGAAGTTGTTGGAGCCAATTTGGAGGATGGCGTGTTGGCGATAAAGTTTGGTGATAGGGGATGA